CGTGTTCTGATAGTGCCATACCAAAGCGCTCTCTTTTGGCTCTATGAAGGACCCATCAGTTGTTTCCATGTATACATGCATGATAGGGTCCGCGATGAGCTTCCATTCAGAATAAATACCTGAGAAGCTTGTCTCCCATTCAGCTGCTTTGTTCCATCTGCAAGAACAAACATGGTTAGTCAAACACGGTGAAAGGAAATCACGTAATTGTGTAGCAACAAAGATATTCTTTACCTGATAAAGTAACCATGTTCGGCAGCGATACCGAGGTTCTCGCATGAAGCAAACCACTCGCTTAGGGAATCTCTTCCTCGTCCGCTGACTATAAATACTGTGTTCTTCATATCACTGCACAAGCTGTTAAGGGTAGAGATAAGTTCAGCGCTTGGAGATTTGTCGTGTGATGTCTGCGGCACAAGGGTCCCATCGTAGTCCAGGAATATCATCCTCCTGTTAGCCTTCTTATAAGACGAGGCTAGGTGTTCTAGAGACAGTCTTCTAAACCCAGGTGAAAGGGCaataactctaaaatttaaaccaAACCCAGTTGTCCAACATCTTTGGCTGTATTGCTCTATGCATGCTTTATCCAGATCCTGGTCAAAGCTGCGTGCCCAGTAAGCAACATCATGAGACCTGACATAGCGATAGTGCTTTTCATGGCGCAGATTCTTCTCATATCGTGTCAGGTCTGTTACACTGTATAATGCATCAGCCACATCTTCCATACTCCAAGGATTTACCCTGAATGCTCCACTAAGTGATGGAGAGCAACCCACAAATTCAGACACAATAAGTGTGCTTGTGTGAGATGAGCTCTTATTAAGACCTCTGAGCTTATCAAGCTCCTCATTTCCCTGCCTGCATACGGTGTACTCATACGGTATCAAATTCATGCCATCCCTCACAGCATTTACAATACAGCAGTCAGATGCAGCATAAAATGCGATCTTTTCATAGAAAGGTATTGAGTAGTCAATGAGGACAACAGGCTTGTAATTAGCAGAACCATatttatcatttatcctttgagcTACAGATTCAGCTTCATATTTCGCTTCCTCAATGTCTTTTCCGATGCTTCTTGCAGGATTAACAATCTGTACAAGGACAACCTTGCCTCGAAGCTTAGGTGTTCTTTCCAGAAGAAGCTCCAAGCCAAGCAGTTTTAGACTGATACCTTTAAAGATGTCCATGTCATCTACACCTAATATTACCAACTTGCCACTATATCTACTCTCAATTTCTTGAACCTTTTTAATTGTAGCAGGCAACCTCAATGTAGCCTCAAGCCGGCCAACATGTACACCTGCAGCAAGAATCTTGAGGCTCACTGTTCGGCCGAAGTACTCTATACCTATGTGGCCACGTTTGGACTCATAATTAAGGCCTAAAAGCCTGCTGCAACATGAAAGGAAGTGGCGGGCATAGTCAAAAGTTTGAAAGCCAATGAGGTCAGCATTAAGAAGTGATTTTAGAATTTCATCCCGCACTGGCAGTGTCCTATAGATCTCAGACGAGGGAAATGGGCTGTGGAGGAAGAAACCAACTTTGATCCGGTGCAGTTTCTTTCTTAAAAGGGTTGGGATAAGCATGAGGTGATAATCATGAACCCACACACAATCATCATCCGAATTGACTGCCTCCACAATTTTGTCAGCAAAAATTTTGTTGGCCCGCACGTAGGCTTGAAAAAGGGAACGGTCAAAGAGCTCATCTTTGTCATGACAAACAGGAAGC
This portion of the Zea mays cultivar B73 chromosome 2, Zm-B73-REFERENCE-NAM-5.0, whole genome shotgun sequence genome encodes:
- the LOC100191265 gene encoding putative trehalose phosphatase/synthase family protein, whose amino-acid sequence is MVLKSHTNLLDMCCEDVFDFQQPLRSPRHVVNSPGIISDPDWESSNDGNSVGSMPFCFKRKIIVANFLPVICAKNEATGEWSFAMDDNQLLVQLKDGFPIGNEVIYVGSLNVQVDPIEQDRVSQKLFKEHRCVPTFLPAELQHQFYHIFCKQHLWPLFHYMLPVCHDKDELFDRSLFQAYVRANKIFADKIVEAVNSDDDCVWVHDYHLMLIPTLLRKKLHRIKVGFFLHSPFPSSEIYRTLPVRDEILKSLLNADLIGFQTFDYARHFLSCCSRLLGLNYESKRGHIGIEYFGRTVSLKILAAGVHVGRLEATLRLPATIKKVQEIESRYSGKLVILGVDDMDIFKGISLKLLGLELLLERTPKLRGKVVLVQIVNPARSIGKDIEEAKYEAESVAQRINDKYGSANYKPVVLIDYSIPFYEKIAFYAASDCCIVNAVRDGMNLIPYEYTVCRQGNEELDKLRGLNKSSSHTSTLIVSEFVGCSPSLSGAFRVNPWSMEDVADALYSVTDLTRYEKNLRHEKHYRYVRSHDVAYWARSFDQDLDKACIEQYSQRCWTTGFGLNFRVIALSPGFRRLSLEHLASSYKKANRRMIFLDYDGTLVPQTSHDKSPSAELISTLNSLCSDMKNTVFIVSGRGRDSLSEWFASCENLGIAAEHGYFIRWNKAAEWETSFSGIYSEWKLIADPIMHVYMETTDGSFIEPKESALVWHYQNTDHDFGSCQAKELVSHLERVLSNEPVVVRRGHQIVEVKPQGVSKGISVDKIIRTLVSKGEVPDLLMCIGNDRSDEDMFESINRATSLSELPAAPEVFACSVGPKASKANYYVDGCDEVIRLLKGVTAVSLQKDTAGHSHAAFEDTLEVVS